In Maylandia zebra isolate NMK-2024a linkage group LG12, Mzebra_GT3a, whole genome shotgun sequence, a single genomic region encodes these proteins:
- the gas1a gene encoding growth arrest-specific protein 1a, translating to MANWYNGALVQSVCRTVWPLGCLILFFGYLSLASPSHGRRLICWQAIMNCQSEAECNYAYEHYIRACQPVLSGEKKKCPSHCIASLIQLNLTKSGPALEDCSCGRDSMCTNTKRAIEPCLPRTTSTGCTEARHQCERDPQCSSAMHEYLKHCGKLFSGAVCTNACLNVIANMRKIPKGQQLETCVCDGTERAICEFVKNSMKALCFERPDRYEASGSYEDDEDGYKDYTEEPESGASLPAAQYVLTLLPPVLALLPLF from the coding sequence ATGGCAAACTGGTACAATGGTGCACTGGTACAGAGCGTCTGCAGAACTGTTTGGCCTCTTggctgcttgattttgttttttggctaCTTATCCTTGGCTTCGCCGTCCCATGGTCGGCGACTGATATGCTGGCAAGCCATCATGAACTGCCAAAGCGAGGCTGAATGCAACTACGCGTACGAACACTACATTCGCGCTTGTCAACCAGTGTTGAGTGGGGAGAAGAAGAAGTGTCCCAGCCACTGCATCGCCTCGCTCATCCAGCTCAATCTGACTAAAAGCGGGCCGGCTCTGGAGGACTGCAGCTGCGGCCGCGATTCGATGTGCACAAATACCAAACGGGCCATAGAGCCCTGCTTGCCAAGGACTACCAGCACCGGTTGCACGGAAGCCCGGCACCAGTGCGAGAGAGACCCTCAGTGCAGCTCGGCTATGCACGAGTATTTGAAACACTGCGGGAAACTTTTCAGTGGGGCAGTGTGCACAAACGCATGCCTAAATGTGATCGCGAACATGCGTAAAATACCGAAGGGTCAGCAGCTGGAAACGTGTGTATGTGATGGCACAGAAAGGGCCATCTGTGAGTTTGTCAAGAACAGCATGAAGGCGTTATGCTTCGAAAGGCCCGATAGATATGAGGCTAGTGGGTCCTACGAAGATGACGAAGACGGGTATAAGGATTATACAGAAGAACCAGAGAGCGGAGCCTCTCTCCCAGCTGCCCAGTATGTTTTGACCCTGCTGCCACCCGTTTTAGCTCTTTTACCCCTCTTTTAA